In one Nicotiana sylvestris chromosome 8, ASM39365v2, whole genome shotgun sequence genomic region, the following are encoded:
- the LOC104219417 gene encoding uncharacterized protein, translated as MSLNSVVSSTKYLHTVNDEGRYYIVCLLEKKGSCGRFQIDELPCPHAWAVLKSKFLMPEGYCSDYYKPKSVVMTYEVLVYPLPDQKEWNIPAYVADEVVLPPKWKRPPGRPKKKRDKPFIELLQKKNQHSCSICGQE; from the exons ATGTCTTTGAATTCT GTGGTGTCATCGACTAAATATTTGCATACGGTGAACGATGAAGGAAGGTATTACATAGTATGCCTTTTAGAGAAAAAAGGCAGTTGTGGGCGGTTCCAAATCGACGAATTACCGTGCCCACACGCTTGGGCTGTCCTGAAGAGCAAGTTTCTAATGCCAGAAGGTTATTGCTctgattattacaaaccaaagtCTGTTGTAATGACATATGAAGTGCTTGTGTATCCTTTGCCGGACCAGAAAGAATGGAATATACCAGCATATGTAGCAGATGAAGTTGTATTACCACCCAAATGGAAAAGACCTCCTGGAAGACCAAAGAAGAAGCGTGATAAGCCCTTCATTGAATTGTTGCAGAAGAAAAATCAACATTCGTGTAGCATATGTGGACAAGAATGA
- the LOC138874919 gene encoding uncharacterized protein, whose amino-acid sequence MLVYGTEVVIPTKVEILSLMIIQEAELDNAEWVKSRYEQLALIDGKRMNAVCHGQLYQNRMAKAFNKRIKPRQFAPGKLVLKKIFPHQDESKGKFSPNWQGLYMVHRVLTRGALILAEMDGEVWPKPINSDVLKRYFMLHL is encoded by the coding sequence atgctggtttacggtacagaggttgTTATTCCCACTAAGGTAGAAATTCTTTCCCTAATGATCATACAGGAGGCTGAACTCgacaatgcagaatgggtgaaaagtcgttacgaacagctagctcttatagacggaaagagaatgaatgcagtttgccacggtcaactttatcagaacagaatggccaaagccttcaacaaaagaatcaagccaagacaattcgcACCAGGGAAGCTGGtgctaaagaagattttcccacatcaGGACGAgtccaaagggaagttctctcccaattggcaaggtctgtacatggtccaccgggttctaacaagaggagccctcatacttgcagaaatggacggagaagtttggccgaagccgatcaattcagatgtactGAAGCGATACTTTATGCTTcatttatga